One Phocoena sinus isolate mPhoSin1 chromosome 13, mPhoSin1.pri, whole genome shotgun sequence DNA segment encodes these proteins:
- the DCTN1 gene encoding dynactin subunit 1 isoform X3: MAQSKRHVYSRTPSGSRMSAEASARPLRVGSRVEVIGKGYRGTVAYVGATLFATGKWVGVILDEAKGKNDGTVQGRKYFTCDEGHGIFVRQSQIQVFEDGADTTSPETPDSSASKVLRREGTDSNAKTSKLPTRPASTGVAGASSSLGPSGSASAGELSSSEPSTPAQTPLAAPIIPTPALTSPGAAPPLPSPSKEEEGLRAQVRDLEEKLETLRLKRAEDKAKLKELEKHKIQLEQVQEWKSKMQEQQADLQRRLKEARKEAKEALEAKERYMEEMADTADAIEMATLDKEMAEERAESLQQEVEALKERVDELTTDLEILKAEIEEKGSDGAASSYQLKQLEEQNARLKDALVRMRDLSSSEKQEHVKLQKLMEKKNQELEVVRQQRERLQEELSQAESTIDELKEQVDAALGAEEMVEMLTDRNLNLEEKVRELRETVGDLEAMNEMNDELQENARETELELREQLDMAGARVREAQKRVEAAQETVADYQQTIKKYRQLTAHLQDVNRELTNQQEASVERQQQPPPETFDFKIKFAETKAHAKAIEMELRQMEVAQANRHMSLLTAFMPDSFLRPGGDHDCVLVLLLMPRLICKAELIRKQAQEKFELSENCSERPGLRGAVGEQLSFAAGLVYSLSLLQATLHRYEHALSQCSVDMYKKVGSLYPEMSAHERSLDFLIELLHKDQLDETVNVEPLTKAIKYYQHLYSIHLSEQPEDSTIQLADHIKFTQSALDCMSVEVGRLRAFLQGGQEASDIALLLRDLETSCSDIRQFCKKIRRRMPGTDAPGIPAALAFGPQVSDTLLDCRKHLTWVVAVLQEVAAAAAQLIAPLAENEGLPVAALEELAFKAGEQIYGAPSGSPYECLRQSCSILISTMNKLATAMQEGEYDAERPPSKPPPVELRAAALRAEITDAEGLGLKLEDRETVIKELKKSLKIKGEELSEANVRLSLLEKKLDSAAKDADERIEKVQTRLEETQALLRKKEKEFEETMDALQADIDQLEAEKAELKQRLNSQSKRTIEGLRGPPPSGGASGQAPGSVPGPGLVKDSPLLLQQISAMRLHISQLQHENSILKGAQMKASLAALPPLHVAKLSLLPREGPGSDLAAGVLYRKTNQLLETLNQLSAHTHVVDITRTSPAAKSPSAQLLEQVAQLKSLSDTIEKLKDEVLKETVSQRPGATVPTDFATFPSSAFLRAKEEQQDDTVYMGKVTFSCAAGLGQRHRLVLTQEQLHQLHGRLIS, from the exons TGAAGATGGAGCAGATACTACCTCCCCAGAGACACCTGATTCTTCTGCCTCAAAGGTCCTCAGAAGAG AGGGAACTGACTCAAATGCAAAGACCAGCAAACTG CCCACCCGCCCAGCCAGCACTGGGGTAGCTGGGGCCAGTAGTTCCCTGGGCCCCTCTGGCTCAGCATCAGCAGGTGAGCTGAGCAGCAGTGAGCCCAGCACCCCAGCTCAGACTCCGCTGGCGGCACCCATCATCCCCACGCCAGCCCTCACCTCTCCTGGAGCAGCCCCACCGCTTCCTTCCCCGTCTAAG gaggaggaggggctgagggccCAAGTGCGGGACCTCGAAGAGAAACTGGAGACCCTGCGACTGAAACGTGCAGAAGACAAGGCAAAGCTAAAAGAGCTGGAGAAACACAAGATTCAGCTGGAACAGGTGCAggaatggaaaagcaaaatgcAGGAGCAGCAGGCGGACCTGCAGCGGCGCCTCAAGGAGGCTCGGAAG GAAGCCAAGGAGGCCCTAGAGGCAAAGGAACGCTACATGGAGGAGATGGCTGACACTGCTGATGCCATCGAGATGGCCACTCTGGATAAGGAGATGGCCGAAGAGCGGGCTGAGTCCCTACAGCAAGAGGTGGAGGCGCTGAAGGAGCGTGTGGACGAGCTCACCACTGACTTGGAGATCCTCAAGGCTGAGATTGAAGAGAAGG GCTCAGATGGCGCTGCGTCCAGTTATCAGCTCAAGCAGCTTGAGGAGCAGAACGCCCGCCTAAAGGATGCCCTAGTGAG AATGCGGGATCTTTCTTCCTCCGAGAAGCAGGAGCACGTGAAACTCCAGAAGCTCATGGAAAAGAAGAACCAAGAGCTGGAAGTTGTGAGGCAACAGCGGGAGCGTCTGCAGGAGGAGCTGAGCCAGGCAGAGAGCACCATTGATGAGCTCAAGGAGCAG GTGGATGCTGCTCTGGGTGCTGAGGAGATGGTGGAGATGCTGACAGACCGGAACCTGAATCTGGAAGAGAAAGTGCGGGAACTGAGAGAAACCGTGGGGGACTTG GAAGCAATGAATGAAATGAACGATGAGCTGCAGGAGAATGCACGTGAGACAGAACTGGAGCTGCGGGAGCAGCTGGATATGGCGGGGGCACGGGTGCGAGAGGCCCAGAAGCGTGTGGAGGCGGCCCAGGAGACAGTTGCAGACTATCAGCAAACCATCAAGAAGTATCGCCAGCTGACTGCCCACCTGCAG GATGTGAACCGGGAACTGACAAACCAGCAGGAAGCATCTGTGGAGAGGCAGCAGCAGCCACCCCCAGAGACTTTTGACTTCAAAATCAAGTTTGCTGAGACTAAGGCCCATGCCAAG GCAATTGAGATGGAATTGAGGCAGATGGAGGTGGCGCAGGCCAACCGGCACATGTCCCTGCTGACAGCCTTCATGCCTGACAGCTTCCTTCGGCCAGGTGGGGACCATGACTGCGTCCTGGTGCTGCTGCTCATGCCTCGTCTCATTTGCAAG GCAGAGCTAATCCGGAAGCAGGCCCAGGAGAAATTTGAACTAAGTGAGAACTGTTCAGAGCGGCCAGGACTTCGAGGAGCTGTGGGGGAGCAGCTCAGCTTTGCTGCTGGGCTGGTGTATTCGCTGAGTTTGCTACAGGCCACACTCCACCGTTATGAGCA TGCCCTCTCTCAGTGCAGTGTGGACATGTATAAGAAGGTGGGCAGCCTCTACCCTGAGATGAGTGCCCACGAACGCTCCTTGGATTTTCTCATTGAGCTGCTGCACAAGGATCAGCTGGACGAGACTGTCAACGTAGAGCCTCTCACCAAAGCCATCAAGTACTACCAG CATCTGTACAGCATCCACCTCTCTGAACAACCGGAGGACAGTACCATACAGCTGGCTGACCACATTAAG TTCACCCAGAGTGCCCTGGACTGCATGAGTGTGGAGGTGGGACGGCTGCGGGCCTTCTTGCAG GGTGGGCAGGAGGCTTCAGATATTGCACTCCTGCTCCGGGACCTGGAAACTTCGTGCAGTGATATCCGCCAGTTCTGCAAGAAGATCCGGAGGCGAATGCCAGGGACAGATGCTCCTGGGATCCCAGCTGCACTGGCCTTTGGACCACAG GTATCCGACACACTCCTAGACTGCAGGAAACACCTGACGTGGGTGGTGGCTGTGCTGCAGGAggtggctgctgctgctgcccagctCATTGCCCCGCTGGCAGAGAATGAAGGCCTGCCTGTGGCTGCCCTGGAGGAGCTGGCTTTCAAAGCAGGCGAGCAG ATCTACGGAGCCCCCTCCGGCAGCCCCTATGAGTGTCTGCGCCAGTCATGCAGCATCTTGATCAGTACCATGAACAAGTTGGCCACCGCCATGCAGGAGGGAGAGTACGATGCAGAGCGGCCCCCTAGCAAG CCTCCCCCAGTTGAGCTGCGGGCTGCAGCCCTTCGTGCAGAGATCACAGATGCTGAAGGCCTGGGCTTGAAGCTTGAAGATCGAGAGACAGTTATTAAGGAGTTGAAGAAGTCACTCAAGATCAAG GGGGAAGAGCTCAGTGAGGCCAATGTGCGGCTGAGCCTCCTGGAGAAGAAGCTGGACAGTGCAGCCAAGGATGCAGATGAGCGCATCGAGAAAGTCCAGACTCGGCTGGAGGAGACCCAGGCGCTGCTGCGGAAGAAGGAGAA AGAGTTCGAGGAGACGATGGATGCACTTCAGGCTGACATCGACCAACTGGAGGCAGAGAAAGCAGAGTTAAAGCAGCGATTGAACAGCCAGTCCAAGCGCACAATCGAGGGGCTCCGGGGTCCCCCTCCCTCGG GAGGTGCCTCTGGGCAGGCTCCGGGATctgtgccaggcccagggctggtGAAGGACTCACCACTGCTGCTTCAGCAGATCTCTGCCATGAGGCTGCACATCTCCCAGCTCCAGCATGAGAACAGCATCCTCAAG gGAGCCCAGATGAAGGCATCCTTAGCAGCCCTGCCCCCTCTGCACGTGGCAAAGCTCTCTCTCCTACCCCGTGAGGGCCCTGGCAGTGATCTAGCTGCTGGAGTGCTGTATCGTAAGACTAACCAGCTGCTGGAGACATTGAATCAGTTGAGCGCACACACCCATGTCGTGGACATCACCCGCACCAGCCCTG CTGCCAAGAGCCCATCGGCCCAGCTCCTGGAGCAGGTGGCTCAGCTCAAGTCCCTAAGCGACACCATTGAGAAGCTCAAG GATGAGGTCCTTAAGGAGACTGTATCTCAGCGCCCTGGAGCCACGGTCCCCACTGACTTTGCTACCTTCCCTTCATCAGCCTTCCTCAGG GCCAAGGAAGAGCAGCAGGACGACACTGTATACATGGGCAAAGTGACCTTCTCGTGTGCTGCTGGCCTTGGACAGCGACACCGGCTGGTGCTCACCCAGGAGCAGCTGCACCAGCTTCATGGTCGCCTCATCTCCTAA
- the DCTN1 gene encoding dynactin subunit 1 isoform X2 produces MAQSKRHVYSRTPSGSRMSAEASARPLRVGSRVEVIGKGYRGTVAYVGATLFATGKWVGVILDEAKGKNDGTVQGRKYFTCDEGHGIFVRQSQIQVFEDGADTTSPETPDSSASKVLRREGTDSNAKTSKLPTRPASTGVAGASSSLGPSGSASAGELSSSEPSTPAQTPLAAPIIPTPALTSPGAAPPLPSPSKEEEGLRAQVRDLEEKLETLRLKRAEDKAKLKELEKHKIQLEQVQEWKSKMQEQQADLQRRLKEARKEAKEALEAKERYMEEMADTADAIEMATLDKEMAEERAESLQQEVEALKERVDELTTDLEILKAEIEEKGSDGAASSYQLKQLEEQNARLKDALVRMRDLSSSEKQEHVKLQKLMEKKNQELEVVRQQRERLQEELSQAESTIDELKEQVDAALGAEEMVEMLTDRNLNLEEKVRELRETVGDLEAMNEMNDELQENARETELELREQLDMAGARVREAQKRVEAAQETVADYQQTIKKYRQLTAHLQDVNRELTNQQEASVERQQQPPPETFDFKIKFAETKAHAKAIEMELRQMEVAQANRHMSLLTAFMPDSFLRPGGDHDCVLVLLLMPRLICKAELIRKQAQEKFELSENCSERPGLRGAVGEQLSFAAGLVYSLSLLQATLHRYEHALSQCSVDMYKKVGSLYPEMSAHERSLDFLIELLHKDQLDETVNVEPLTKAIKYYQHLYSIHLSEQPEDSTIQLADHIKFTQSALDCMSVEVGRLRAFLQGGQEASDIALLLRDLETSCSDIRQFCKKIRRRMPGTDAPGIPAALAFGPQVSDTLLDCRKHLTWVVAVLQEVAAAAAQLIAPLAENEGLPVAALEELAFKAGEQIYGAPSGSPYECLRQSCSILISTMNKLATAMQEGEYDAERPPSKPPPVELRAAALRAEITDAEGLGLKLEDRETVIKELKKSLKIKGEELSEANVRLSLLEKKLDSAAKDADERIEKVQTRLEETQALLRKKEKEFEETMDALQADIDQLEAEKAELKQRLNSQSKRTIEGLRGPPPSEEQQRGGASGQAPGSVPGPGLVKDSPLLLQQISAMRLHISQLQHENSILKGAQMKASLAALPPLHVAKLSLLPREGPGSDLAAGVLYRKTNQLLETLNQLSAHTHVVDITRTSPAAKSPSAQLLEQVAQLKSLSDTIEKLKDEVLKETVSQRPGATVPTDFATFPSSAFLRAKEEQQDDTVYMGKVTFSCAAGLGQRHRLVLTQEQLHQLHGRLIS; encoded by the exons TGAAGATGGAGCAGATACTACCTCCCCAGAGACACCTGATTCTTCTGCCTCAAAGGTCCTCAGAAGAG AGGGAACTGACTCAAATGCAAAGACCAGCAAACTG CCCACCCGCCCAGCCAGCACTGGGGTAGCTGGGGCCAGTAGTTCCCTGGGCCCCTCTGGCTCAGCATCAGCAGGTGAGCTGAGCAGCAGTGAGCCCAGCACCCCAGCTCAGACTCCGCTGGCGGCACCCATCATCCCCACGCCAGCCCTCACCTCTCCTGGAGCAGCCCCACCGCTTCCTTCCCCGTCTAAG gaggaggaggggctgagggccCAAGTGCGGGACCTCGAAGAGAAACTGGAGACCCTGCGACTGAAACGTGCAGAAGACAAGGCAAAGCTAAAAGAGCTGGAGAAACACAAGATTCAGCTGGAACAGGTGCAggaatggaaaagcaaaatgcAGGAGCAGCAGGCGGACCTGCAGCGGCGCCTCAAGGAGGCTCGGAAG GAAGCCAAGGAGGCCCTAGAGGCAAAGGAACGCTACATGGAGGAGATGGCTGACACTGCTGATGCCATCGAGATGGCCACTCTGGATAAGGAGATGGCCGAAGAGCGGGCTGAGTCCCTACAGCAAGAGGTGGAGGCGCTGAAGGAGCGTGTGGACGAGCTCACCACTGACTTGGAGATCCTCAAGGCTGAGATTGAAGAGAAGG GCTCAGATGGCGCTGCGTCCAGTTATCAGCTCAAGCAGCTTGAGGAGCAGAACGCCCGCCTAAAGGATGCCCTAGTGAG AATGCGGGATCTTTCTTCCTCCGAGAAGCAGGAGCACGTGAAACTCCAGAAGCTCATGGAAAAGAAGAACCAAGAGCTGGAAGTTGTGAGGCAACAGCGGGAGCGTCTGCAGGAGGAGCTGAGCCAGGCAGAGAGCACCATTGATGAGCTCAAGGAGCAG GTGGATGCTGCTCTGGGTGCTGAGGAGATGGTGGAGATGCTGACAGACCGGAACCTGAATCTGGAAGAGAAAGTGCGGGAACTGAGAGAAACCGTGGGGGACTTG GAAGCAATGAATGAAATGAACGATGAGCTGCAGGAGAATGCACGTGAGACAGAACTGGAGCTGCGGGAGCAGCTGGATATGGCGGGGGCACGGGTGCGAGAGGCCCAGAAGCGTGTGGAGGCGGCCCAGGAGACAGTTGCAGACTATCAGCAAACCATCAAGAAGTATCGCCAGCTGACTGCCCACCTGCAG GATGTGAACCGGGAACTGACAAACCAGCAGGAAGCATCTGTGGAGAGGCAGCAGCAGCCACCCCCAGAGACTTTTGACTTCAAAATCAAGTTTGCTGAGACTAAGGCCCATGCCAAG GCAATTGAGATGGAATTGAGGCAGATGGAGGTGGCGCAGGCCAACCGGCACATGTCCCTGCTGACAGCCTTCATGCCTGACAGCTTCCTTCGGCCAGGTGGGGACCATGACTGCGTCCTGGTGCTGCTGCTCATGCCTCGTCTCATTTGCAAG GCAGAGCTAATCCGGAAGCAGGCCCAGGAGAAATTTGAACTAAGTGAGAACTGTTCAGAGCGGCCAGGACTTCGAGGAGCTGTGGGGGAGCAGCTCAGCTTTGCTGCTGGGCTGGTGTATTCGCTGAGTTTGCTACAGGCCACACTCCACCGTTATGAGCA TGCCCTCTCTCAGTGCAGTGTGGACATGTATAAGAAGGTGGGCAGCCTCTACCCTGAGATGAGTGCCCACGAACGCTCCTTGGATTTTCTCATTGAGCTGCTGCACAAGGATCAGCTGGACGAGACTGTCAACGTAGAGCCTCTCACCAAAGCCATCAAGTACTACCAG CATCTGTACAGCATCCACCTCTCTGAACAACCGGAGGACAGTACCATACAGCTGGCTGACCACATTAAG TTCACCCAGAGTGCCCTGGACTGCATGAGTGTGGAGGTGGGACGGCTGCGGGCCTTCTTGCAG GGTGGGCAGGAGGCTTCAGATATTGCACTCCTGCTCCGGGACCTGGAAACTTCGTGCAGTGATATCCGCCAGTTCTGCAAGAAGATCCGGAGGCGAATGCCAGGGACAGATGCTCCTGGGATCCCAGCTGCACTGGCCTTTGGACCACAG GTATCCGACACACTCCTAGACTGCAGGAAACACCTGACGTGGGTGGTGGCTGTGCTGCAGGAggtggctgctgctgctgcccagctCATTGCCCCGCTGGCAGAGAATGAAGGCCTGCCTGTGGCTGCCCTGGAGGAGCTGGCTTTCAAAGCAGGCGAGCAG ATCTACGGAGCCCCCTCCGGCAGCCCCTATGAGTGTCTGCGCCAGTCATGCAGCATCTTGATCAGTACCATGAACAAGTTGGCCACCGCCATGCAGGAGGGAGAGTACGATGCAGAGCGGCCCCCTAGCAAG CCTCCCCCAGTTGAGCTGCGGGCTGCAGCCCTTCGTGCAGAGATCACAGATGCTGAAGGCCTGGGCTTGAAGCTTGAAGATCGAGAGACAGTTATTAAGGAGTTGAAGAAGTCACTCAAGATCAAG GGGGAAGAGCTCAGTGAGGCCAATGTGCGGCTGAGCCTCCTGGAGAAGAAGCTGGACAGTGCAGCCAAGGATGCAGATGAGCGCATCGAGAAAGTCCAGACTCGGCTGGAGGAGACCCAGGCGCTGCTGCGGAAGAAGGAGAA AGAGTTCGAGGAGACGATGGATGCACTTCAGGCTGACATCGACCAACTGGAGGCAGAGAAAGCAGAGTTAAAGCAGCGATTGAACAGCCAGTCCAAGCGCACAATCGAGGGGCTCCGGGGTCCCCCTCCCTCGG AAGAACAGCAGCGAG GAGGTGCCTCTGGGCAGGCTCCGGGATctgtgccaggcccagggctggtGAAGGACTCACCACTGCTGCTTCAGCAGATCTCTGCCATGAGGCTGCACATCTCCCAGCTCCAGCATGAGAACAGCATCCTCAAG gGAGCCCAGATGAAGGCATCCTTAGCAGCCCTGCCCCCTCTGCACGTGGCAAAGCTCTCTCTCCTACCCCGTGAGGGCCCTGGCAGTGATCTAGCTGCTGGAGTGCTGTATCGTAAGACTAACCAGCTGCTGGAGACATTGAATCAGTTGAGCGCACACACCCATGTCGTGGACATCACCCGCACCAGCCCTG CTGCCAAGAGCCCATCGGCCCAGCTCCTGGAGCAGGTGGCTCAGCTCAAGTCCCTAAGCGACACCATTGAGAAGCTCAAG GATGAGGTCCTTAAGGAGACTGTATCTCAGCGCCCTGGAGCCACGGTCCCCACTGACTTTGCTACCTTCCCTTCATCAGCCTTCCTCAGG GCCAAGGAAGAGCAGCAGGACGACACTGTATACATGGGCAAAGTGACCTTCTCGTGTGCTGCTGGCCTTGGACAGCGACACCGGCTGGTGCTCACCCAGGAGCAGCTGCACCAGCTTCATGGTCGCCTCATCTCCTAA
- the DCTN1 gene encoding dynactin subunit 1 isoform X6, giving the protein MAQSKRHVYSRTPSGSRMSAEASARPLRVGSRVEVIGKGYRGTVAYVGATLFATGKWVGVILDEAKGKNDGTVQGRKYFTCDEGHGIFVRQSQIQVFEDGADTTSPETPDSSASKVLRREGTDSNAKTSKLEEEGLRAQVRDLEEKLETLRLKRAEDKAKLKELEKHKIQLEQVQEWKSKMQEQQADLQRRLKEARKEAKEALEAKERYMEEMADTADAIEMATLDKEMAEERAESLQQEVEALKERVDELTTDLEILKAEIEEKGSDGAASSYQLKQLEEQNARLKDALVRMRDLSSSEKQEHVKLQKLMEKKNQELEVVRQQRERLQEELSQAESTIDELKEQVDAALGAEEMVEMLTDRNLNLEEKVRELRETVGDLEAMNEMNDELQENARETELELREQLDMAGARVREAQKRVEAAQETVADYQQTIKKYRQLTAHLQDVNRELTNQQEASVERQQQPPPETFDFKIKFAETKAHAKAIEMELRQMEVAQANRHMSLLTAFMPDSFLRPGGDHDCVLVLLLMPRLICKAELIRKQAQEKFELSENCSERPGLRGAVGEQLSFAAGLVYSLSLLQATLHRYEHALSQCSVDMYKKVGSLYPEMSAHERSLDFLIELLHKDQLDETVNVEPLTKAIKYYQHLYSIHLSEQPEDSTIQLADHIKFTQSALDCMSVEVGRLRAFLQGGQEASDIALLLRDLETSCSDIRQFCKKIRRRMPGTDAPGIPAALAFGPQVSDTLLDCRKHLTWVVAVLQEVAAAAAQLIAPLAENEGLPVAALEELAFKAGEQIYGAPSGSPYECLRQSCSILISTMNKLATAMQEGEYDAERPPSKPPPVELRAAALRAEITDAEGLGLKLEDRETVIKELKKSLKIKGEELSEANVRLSLLEKKLDSAAKDADERIEKVQTRLEETQALLRKKEKEFEETMDALQADIDQLEAEKAELKQRLNSQSKRTIEGLRGPPPSGIATLVSGIAGGGASGQAPGSVPGPGLVKDSPLLLQQISAMRLHISQLQHENSILKGAQMKASLAALPPLHVAKLSLLPREGPGSDLAAGVLYRKTNQLLETLNQLSAHTHVVDITRTSPAAKSPSAQLLEQVAQLKSLSDTIEKLKDEVLKETVSQRPGATVPTDFATFPSSAFLRAKEEQQDDTVYMGKVTFSCAAGLGQRHRLVLTQEQLHQLHGRLIS; this is encoded by the exons TGAAGATGGAGCAGATACTACCTCCCCAGAGACACCTGATTCTTCTGCCTCAAAGGTCCTCAGAAGAG AGGGAACTGACTCAAATGCAAAGACCAGCAAACTG gaggaggaggggctgagggccCAAGTGCGGGACCTCGAAGAGAAACTGGAGACCCTGCGACTGAAACGTGCAGAAGACAAGGCAAAGCTAAAAGAGCTGGAGAAACACAAGATTCAGCTGGAACAGGTGCAggaatggaaaagcaaaatgcAGGAGCAGCAGGCGGACCTGCAGCGGCGCCTCAAGGAGGCTCGGAAG GAAGCCAAGGAGGCCCTAGAGGCAAAGGAACGCTACATGGAGGAGATGGCTGACACTGCTGATGCCATCGAGATGGCCACTCTGGATAAGGAGATGGCCGAAGAGCGGGCTGAGTCCCTACAGCAAGAGGTGGAGGCGCTGAAGGAGCGTGTGGACGAGCTCACCACTGACTTGGAGATCCTCAAGGCTGAGATTGAAGAGAAGG GCTCAGATGGCGCTGCGTCCAGTTATCAGCTCAAGCAGCTTGAGGAGCAGAACGCCCGCCTAAAGGATGCCCTAGTGAG AATGCGGGATCTTTCTTCCTCCGAGAAGCAGGAGCACGTGAAACTCCAGAAGCTCATGGAAAAGAAGAACCAAGAGCTGGAAGTTGTGAGGCAACAGCGGGAGCGTCTGCAGGAGGAGCTGAGCCAGGCAGAGAGCACCATTGATGAGCTCAAGGAGCAG GTGGATGCTGCTCTGGGTGCTGAGGAGATGGTGGAGATGCTGACAGACCGGAACCTGAATCTGGAAGAGAAAGTGCGGGAACTGAGAGAAACCGTGGGGGACTTG GAAGCAATGAATGAAATGAACGATGAGCTGCAGGAGAATGCACGTGAGACAGAACTGGAGCTGCGGGAGCAGCTGGATATGGCGGGGGCACGGGTGCGAGAGGCCCAGAAGCGTGTGGAGGCGGCCCAGGAGACAGTTGCAGACTATCAGCAAACCATCAAGAAGTATCGCCAGCTGACTGCCCACCTGCAG GATGTGAACCGGGAACTGACAAACCAGCAGGAAGCATCTGTGGAGAGGCAGCAGCAGCCACCCCCAGAGACTTTTGACTTCAAAATCAAGTTTGCTGAGACTAAGGCCCATGCCAAG GCAATTGAGATGGAATTGAGGCAGATGGAGGTGGCGCAGGCCAACCGGCACATGTCCCTGCTGACAGCCTTCATGCCTGACAGCTTCCTTCGGCCAGGTGGGGACCATGACTGCGTCCTGGTGCTGCTGCTCATGCCTCGTCTCATTTGCAAG GCAGAGCTAATCCGGAAGCAGGCCCAGGAGAAATTTGAACTAAGTGAGAACTGTTCAGAGCGGCCAGGACTTCGAGGAGCTGTGGGGGAGCAGCTCAGCTTTGCTGCTGGGCTGGTGTATTCGCTGAGTTTGCTACAGGCCACACTCCACCGTTATGAGCA TGCCCTCTCTCAGTGCAGTGTGGACATGTATAAGAAGGTGGGCAGCCTCTACCCTGAGATGAGTGCCCACGAACGCTCCTTGGATTTTCTCATTGAGCTGCTGCACAAGGATCAGCTGGACGAGACTGTCAACGTAGAGCCTCTCACCAAAGCCATCAAGTACTACCAG CATCTGTACAGCATCCACCTCTCTGAACAACCGGAGGACAGTACCATACAGCTGGCTGACCACATTAAG TTCACCCAGAGTGCCCTGGACTGCATGAGTGTGGAGGTGGGACGGCTGCGGGCCTTCTTGCAG GGTGGGCAGGAGGCTTCAGATATTGCACTCCTGCTCCGGGACCTGGAAACTTCGTGCAGTGATATCCGCCAGTTCTGCAAGAAGATCCGGAGGCGAATGCCAGGGACAGATGCTCCTGGGATCCCAGCTGCACTGGCCTTTGGACCACAG GTATCCGACACACTCCTAGACTGCAGGAAACACCTGACGTGGGTGGTGGCTGTGCTGCAGGAggtggctgctgctgctgcccagctCATTGCCCCGCTGGCAGAGAATGAAGGCCTGCCTGTGGCTGCCCTGGAGGAGCTGGCTTTCAAAGCAGGCGAGCAG ATCTACGGAGCCCCCTCCGGCAGCCCCTATGAGTGTCTGCGCCAGTCATGCAGCATCTTGATCAGTACCATGAACAAGTTGGCCACCGCCATGCAGGAGGGAGAGTACGATGCAGAGCGGCCCCCTAGCAAG CCTCCCCCAGTTGAGCTGCGGGCTGCAGCCCTTCGTGCAGAGATCACAGATGCTGAAGGCCTGGGCTTGAAGCTTGAAGATCGAGAGACAGTTATTAAGGAGTTGAAGAAGTCACTCAAGATCAAG GGGGAAGAGCTCAGTGAGGCCAATGTGCGGCTGAGCCTCCTGGAGAAGAAGCTGGACAGTGCAGCCAAGGATGCAGATGAGCGCATCGAGAAAGTCCAGACTCGGCTGGAGGAGACCCAGGCGCTGCTGCGGAAGAAGGAGAA AGAGTTCGAGGAGACGATGGATGCACTTCAGGCTGACATCGACCAACTGGAGGCAGAGAAAGCAGAGTTAAAGCAGCGATTGAACAGCCAGTCCAAGCGCACAATCGAGGGGCTCCGGGGTCCCCCTCCCTCGGGTATTGCTACCCTGGTGTCTGGCATTGCTGGTG GAGGTGCCTCTGGGCAGGCTCCGGGATctgtgccaggcccagggctggtGAAGGACTCACCACTGCTGCTTCAGCAGATCTCTGCCATGAGGCTGCACATCTCCCAGCTCCAGCATGAGAACAGCATCCTCAAG gGAGCCCAGATGAAGGCATCCTTAGCAGCCCTGCCCCCTCTGCACGTGGCAAAGCTCTCTCTCCTACCCCGTGAGGGCCCTGGCAGTGATCTAGCTGCTGGAGTGCTGTATCGTAAGACTAACCAGCTGCTGGAGACATTGAATCAGTTGAGCGCACACACCCATGTCGTGGACATCACCCGCACCAGCCCTG CTGCCAAGAGCCCATCGGCCCAGCTCCTGGAGCAGGTGGCTCAGCTCAAGTCCCTAAGCGACACCATTGAGAAGCTCAAG GATGAGGTCCTTAAGGAGACTGTATCTCAGCGCCCTGGAGCCACGGTCCCCACTGACTTTGCTACCTTCCCTTCATCAGCCTTCCTCAGG GCCAAGGAAGAGCAGCAGGACGACACTGTATACATGGGCAAAGTGACCTTCTCGTGTGCTGCTGGCCTTGGACAGCGACACCGGCTGGTGCTCACCCAGGAGCAGCTGCACCAGCTTCATGGTCGCCTCATCTCCTAA